A segment of the Bactrocera neohumeralis isolate Rockhampton chromosome 3, APGP_CSIRO_Bneo_wtdbg2-racon-allhic-juicebox.fasta_v2, whole genome shotgun sequence genome:
ATCGACTTCAccgggacccgaaatatggttatctgtagtactagattccagcataaaaagattcatcaagctacctggctgtctccggatcgaaaaactaccaaccagatcgatcatgttgtgatagacggaagacacgtctccaatattctagacgtgcgtacgctgcgagatcctaacatcgactcggaccactatattgttgcagccaagattcgcacccgcctctgtgcagcaaaaacgcacgtcaacaaacacaaggaaggttcgacgtcgagaagctgcaatccaACCAGACAATCgaatgattttctactcggcttgcgctcctgctctctgagagcactcgtcaacaactcggtatataATAACTGTGGGaaggcatttcaaactccttacgtacagctgcatccgaaaccattggttttcggaaagtgcaaaagatcAACTGGTACgccgaggagtgccgcgccgcagcggagaggaaacaggctgcctacctcgcaacgttacgatcgaccacaacacgtgcaggatgggatagataccgagagttgaaaaggtaagcgagacgcatttgcagacagaaaaataaagaggccgaaatgcgtgagtacgaagagcttgaaaagctggccgtcaggggtaatgctcgaaaattctacgaaaaaatgcggcgcttacagaaggtttcaagaccggagcatactcttgtagaacccccaaaggtgatctagtcaccgatgcccagagcatacttaagaTTATGGGGGGAACACtgctccagcctgctgaatggcagtgaatgcacaacaccaggagaaggagaacccgattccccaatcgatgacgatggagcagacgttccatttcccgaccatgaagaagttcgaatagcaattgcccgcctcaagaacaacaaagcggcaggggccgacggactaccggccgagctattcaaacggcggcgaagaactgataaggagcatgcatcagcttctttgtaaaatatggtcggacgaaaacatgcccaacgattggaatttaagtgtgctctgcccaatccataaaaaaggagaccccacaatctgcgccaactaccgtgggattggcctcctcaacatcgcatataaggttctatcgagcgtattgtgtgaaagattaaagcccaccgtcaacaaactgattggaccttatcagtgtggctttagacctggaaaatcaacaaccgaccagatagtcaccatgcgccaaatcttggaaaagacccgtgaaaggagaatcgacacacaccaccttttcgacgatttcaaagctgctttcgacagctgcctttatgccgcgatgtctgaatttggtattcccgcaaaactaatacggctgtgtaaactgacgatgagaaacacgaaaagctccgtctggatccggaaggacctctccgagccgttcgataccaaacgaggtttcagacaaggcgactccctatcgtgcgacttcttcaacctgctgctggagaaaataattcgagctgcagaacttaatcgagcacgtacaatcttttataacagtgtacagctgctggcgtatgttgatgatattgatatcattggccttaacaaccgcgacGTTGATTCTGCCTTCTCCAGAATGGATTCTTACAagttgtgagagtataaaataaataataattgtaagttTTTAACCATACATTTAAAATGACCAGAagtacacaaaaaataattaaattttaaataattattgtttcTTTGTATGATGGTTTATATAAACGCTTAAGTTTTATTAGTATagttcttacatatgtatgggcaTTGAGAGGCAGGAATGCTAAAaatcgtggtgcgcgttaagTCGCCAAGTACCAAACGGGTAGTAGTATCGAAGCGGTCAATGGCGCCATCCATTAGACGATATTGATCGGTAGAGAATGAAGGTAAGGTCACATTCATTATGTCGTTCGCGATTTTTATATAAGAGATTGGAACCGGTATgactcagaagatctgagcggaGGTTTAGTTTGGATTCTTAACCCCATCCATCCTTCCCTCCTAATAAAATATCGATTATCTCCTCGATCTTGCTCTAAAGGCCGTTGAAGTTGAATTGTAGGAGTTTGATGTGCCGCCGTGAAAGTGGCCATACgtgacacacatgtgcgttcgatctgtATGTGTTCTATCGCGAtttactcgtgtatgggcttgtgcgcATACTAATCCATGTTtgtgaaaatgtttaatttttttacgatcagtgtgtacacatgtacacatgtatgtcgtgtatggcactgtgtgcacacaaaatctcattttctCGTGTCGCCAAATGGGAAAGACCGCGGACAAACAATTTTCCCCCTTGTTTGTCGCACATATTCACTgtttgaagaacgaacgcaaaatggatttgtatgtcgtgtatggcgAAACGAATTAATacagatcgaacgcacatgtgtgtcgtttATGCCCACTTTAAAGTAGTAGGAACCCTTGGAGTGCGAGGGTGATATACAGGTGGTGGTTGTTGCGGCTGCAGAACCCGCGGACGCGACTAGTGTTATTGGGGCAGCTtccatatggtcgcctggatgcagtggcacgcagatgaggaaactacagacctgtcaaaacactgcactccggaccactacaggatgtcttttgatgtctcccattgaacacctcCACAGTGAGATGCTTATGCTCCCTGTTAAGGAGCATAATCAActtctctccaagcagttcctgctgagatgctttcgcagaaatcacccttgcagccatctgcttgagcggaaccgcctcctaggagcatcaaaaggtcattcctggattacgtcgacgacgtcgtacagtacgccgaccggacttcggacgcaactaactttcgacaggtactgaccgccattcacagcggagccatcaacaccttcaccgactcccttcccgtgaatggcgttcttggagtcaaaccaccacccatcgcagacgaagagctccagctgccacgagaaacgcgtgtgacccttgcgcaacttcgttctggatactgtagcaggttaaactcctacttatccagaatagaccctgacatacccaatgtatgtcctgcttgcaacgagtctccgcatgacactgaccacctctttgcatgccctacaaaccctacccatctaacaccttcctccctttggtccgaccccgtcgaaacagcacgtttcttgggcctaccgttagatgacatcgacgacaacacaaatgacatttgccatcccaacggggattgaatttctgttaaaacaacaacaactagtgTTATTGGGCGACGTCATTGTTAGGCAATATCCTGCAGCAAGGGGCAACGTGTGaagttacaataacaacaatgcacTCTACTTCCTGGTAGTGCGCAAGTCGGAACAAGTCTGAAAATGACACCAGACGGAGCTTGAATTTCACCTGACTGAGTGAGAACGGGGCGTGGGACTAGCCTTTTAGCACATATTTTCagggcccgggttggactcaatgccagtaTAAATCATACATGGCCGCTAGGGGTTATCTAGTGATAACAAGATATAGTTTTTGCTTGCCGATTCAAACAGACTTGGTTCTCGAAATAAAATACTCATTACTTAAAGTCTTGTTTCGACCCCTAAAAGTAACTAGGGAGATATAATAGGTTAATTTCGCGCAAAAATCATCAAAGAtaattgttttttcaaataacttcatttagtttttataatgCGAAGCATGAGATTTctcaatttattaaaacaaaattcagtaattttttaattcaacattaataatataatacagaGTAtttgagagttttttttttaaacgttaaaatttcaatgtatatttgtaaaaccCCTACATTGCTAaactaaataacttttttttcttggTGCTGAACCAATGATTAAAATCTAATCGCAAGAGTAACTGCGACAATGGAGTTGTAGTCGGGTTTGTTTTCAAACCTATtagataattaattaattgatcCATCAGCATACTAAATCGTTCATCTTGTTGATCAATATAATCTTTAATTACCATCCCACACAAGTCTTGTCTCAAAACGTTACTTAAGTTGTCGCACACACTGAATATATCGATTAAGATATTATAAATCGGATTATTTGATTGTGAGACTATAAACTGATTGATATTTAGCTTATTACTCTCTTCGTTAGTCAGTAAAAAGCAGAGTGAAAGTATATTGGCCAGAAATATGCTGTGCGCTTTTTGAATTTCCTCAAAATCCGCTTTATTTTGTATGGTATTCAAAAGTATGCTGAATTGGCTCTCCAACACATCGACTTGTATATAATACTGTAGATTATCTATGAAAAATATCAATTGGTTTAAGAGGCTTGTCAGTTTGAATTTTTCACGTGAGCATAATTTGGTGCGTCGCACCTTATTGCACCACATCATATGTAGCTCGAATTGCATTTTCTTGATTAAAAGTAGAAAACGGAAAAGAATATTATAGTTGTCGATCACTTTCGGCGAGAACAGCAAATGCAATGGccaattaattttgtaatttagctGCATGTAATGCAAATAGTTGTGTTCTAATTCTTTTGGATTACTACTGTGCAATAGTGGTTTGGCGATACTTAGTGAGAAACGTTCCAAGTCTTCAGAAACACCAACTCCATGTGCGGCAGATTCGAAAGCTTTTACGAAATCATGCACTTTATTTTCATTGTACTTGTCTTTGCCGATTTCATATGTGAGACGTAAAAATTCCAAGAACAATTCACCGCGGCCcagtaaaaaatattcttttattaatttcagTTGCTGTACCAAATCCGCTTGATTAATTGCTATTTCAGACAAACGTGTTGTTAAATATGCCTTAATTTCATTAACGATGCTCTCGTAGTGTTGCACGTTCAGCTCCTCATCGTTTTGTAGCATTTGTAtctttccaaagtaaatatgCTCCTTCTCATTGCTTAAAGAGCTCTCATCTTCCAAGTCGGTGTGTTCCGTTTTACTCCAGTTTTGTGTGAGAATCTTGTGTTTATTAGCATCTGCTTTAAATATGAGTATTGTTTGGCCAATGAAAAGTACCTTTTCGGCCCAACCAGTGGGTAAATAATGTGGTAAAAGTTCATAGCATATTTCATAACGCCAAATGTCAGCGTACGTACTTGCCACTTTAGACAATGTGGTTATTGTACTAGCTTGTTTGCCACTTTCCGTGCTGGCACATTTGCTGGTGTCACTCTCAGCGGCACTATTGATATTACCCTCTGAGCATTGTATGAAGAACTCGCCGTATGTATCAATTATTTTGGCATAAAGTATCCAATGCGTAAGTTGTTTGAAAAATACTACGTTCA
Coding sequences within it:
- the LOC126752566 gene encoding gamma-tubulin complex component 4 homolog, with the translated sequence MIHEVLLSCLNLQSKYLSLEDFTATDVSTFLHPCEKLVLQDIITIINLLRDIEKFAKVCGSNNSVNRNVVIFDTDEPLQKGLYLKAFANGIDTVLKDYFDNITALEQNYLKNPTNFSLLFIYRNLKTYEPLALYLRKLIRVIRSQKLHGCEIMQFLHQNAEHGDQKIRAAIKTLQLAVNVVFFKQLTHWILYAKIIDTYGEFFIQCSEGNINSAAESDTSKCASTESGKQASTITTLSKVASTYADIWRYEICYELLPHYLPTGWAEKVLFIGQTILIFKADANKHKILTQNWSKTEHTDLEDESSLSNEKEHIYFGKIQMLQNDEELNVQHYESIVNEIKAYLTTRLSEIAINQADLVQQLKLIKEYFLLGRGELFLEFLRLTYEIGKDKYNENKVHDFVKAFESAAHGVGVSEDLERFSLSIAKPLLHSSNPKELEHNYLHYMQLNYKINWPLHLLFSPKVIDNYNILFRFLLLIKKMQFELHMMWCNKVRRTKLCSREKFKLTSLLNQLIFFIDNLQYYIQVDVLESQFSILLNTIQNKADFEEIQKAHSIFLANILSLCFLLTNEESNKLNINQFIVSQSNNPIYNILIDIFSVCDNLSNVLRQDLCGMVIKDYIDQQDERFSMLMDQLINYLIGLKTNPTTTPLSQLLLRLDFNHWFSTKKKKLFSLAM